One Bradyrhizobium manausense DNA segment encodes these proteins:
- the ctrA gene encoding response regulator transcription factor CtrA, with protein MRVLLIEDDSAVAQSIELMLKSESFNVYTTDLGEEGVDLGKLYDYDIILLDLNLPDMSGYDVLKQLRVSKIKTPILILSGLAGIEDKVKGLGVGADDYMTKPFHKDELVARIHAIVRRSKGHAQSVIQTGDLVVNLDTKTVEVGGQRVHLTGKEYQMLELLSLRKGTTLTKEMFLNHLYGGMDEPELKIIDVFICKLRKKLANASEGRNFIETVWGRGYVLREPHEHEERIPA; from the coding sequence ATGCGCGTTTTGCTGATTGAAGATGACAGCGCCGTCGCGCAGTCGATCGAGCTGATGCTGAAGTCTGAGAGCTTCAACGTCTACACGACCGATTTGGGGGAAGAAGGCGTCGATCTCGGTAAGTTATACGATTACGACATTATCCTTCTCGACCTCAACCTGCCGGACATGTCGGGCTACGACGTGCTCAAGCAGCTTCGGGTCTCCAAGATCAAGACACCGATCCTGATCCTCTCCGGCCTCGCCGGCATCGAGGACAAGGTCAAAGGTCTCGGCGTCGGCGCCGACGACTACATGACCAAACCCTTCCACAAGGACGAGCTGGTTGCCCGCATCCATGCGATCGTGCGCCGCTCCAAGGGTCACGCCCAGTCGGTCATCCAGACCGGCGACCTCGTCGTCAACCTCGACACCAAGACGGTCGAAGTCGGCGGCCAGCGCGTGCACCTGACCGGCAAGGAATACCAGATGCTGGAGCTGCTCTCGCTCCGCAAGGGTACGACCCTCACCAAGGAAATGTTCCTCAACCACCTCTATGGCGGCATGGACGAGCCCGAGCTGAAGATCATCGACGTCTTCATCTGCAAGCTCCGCAAGAAGCTGGCCAACGCTTCCGAGGGACGCAACTTCATCGAGACCGTGTGGGGCCGCGGCTACGTGCTGCGCGAGCCGCACGAGCACGAAGAGCGCATCCCCGCCTGA
- a CDS encoding CHAT domain-containing tetratricopeptide repeat protein, whose amino-acid sequence MPVAEYEDFELEIGSDLPMGGGPQQYYGRVVRSPAGEAPKSQVKFWFSAPGELAKLRGELESAVLEIDDKNRQGPTTRGEQVLRDFGRGVFRSVFTDVPSIQRIYERSKGAAQDLRIKLRIEAADLAGLPWEYLYDEDDMPGFVSLTRPIVRYLETAGGVGRMGVKGPLRILGMIADPSTSEWPKLNVVKERDRINKGIDALQHEGKVDFQWVPGGTGKDLMKKLLEGEWHIFHFIGHGGVEEALPGAGASGFVVMVDEDGKPVKKFATDLAMMLTGARRSLRLIVLNCCESARVNVGDRFGNPAIGLMKTGWLPAVVAMQFPITDNAAISMSEGFYAALAGNRPIDDAVTLARKFIQEKSRVEWGIPVLYMRSPDGRIFDVEAPQPQVAPPEAGRPSKEMLQQRRDDFMEALLIAPTTVEALEDLTRRGQELHGLLAGDSELSVRLAKVYFDLGTLQHKQKQIPKAAASFAYMLKLDPAKPEYFVRRANFNVTVGLYENALSDITEAIKLKPKNAEFYWIKGIVSMTAAGTDDKRGYVEDAIKAFGMAIATNENEPKYLVSRANAYAQIKDVVKAQNDMDSAIALAPDNIDLLVQKAKMVAQAA is encoded by the coding sequence ATGCCTGTTGCCGAATACGAAGATTTCGAGCTCGAGATCGGCTCCGACCTGCCGATGGGCGGCGGTCCTCAGCAATATTACGGCCGGGTCGTCAGGTCTCCGGCGGGCGAGGCGCCGAAGAGCCAGGTCAAATTCTGGTTCTCGGCACCCGGCGAATTGGCCAAGCTGCGCGGCGAGCTCGAAAGCGCCGTCCTCGAGATCGACGACAAGAATCGCCAGGGACCGACCACGCGCGGCGAGCAGGTGTTGCGGGATTTTGGCCGCGGCGTGTTTCGCAGCGTCTTCACCGACGTGCCGTCGATCCAGCGGATCTATGAGCGCAGCAAGGGTGCCGCGCAGGATCTGAGGATCAAGCTGCGCATCGAGGCGGCTGACCTCGCCGGACTGCCCTGGGAATATCTCTACGACGAAGACGACATGCCCGGCTTCGTCAGCCTCACGCGCCCCATCGTGCGTTATCTCGAGACGGCGGGCGGCGTCGGCCGGATGGGCGTCAAGGGACCGTTGCGCATCCTCGGCATGATCGCCGATCCATCGACCAGCGAATGGCCGAAGCTCAACGTCGTCAAGGAGCGCGACCGCATCAATAAGGGCATCGACGCACTCCAGCACGAAGGCAAGGTCGATTTCCAGTGGGTCCCCGGCGGGACCGGCAAAGACCTGATGAAGAAGCTGCTTGAAGGAGAATGGCACATCTTCCACTTCATCGGGCATGGCGGCGTCGAGGAGGCATTGCCAGGCGCCGGCGCCAGCGGCTTCGTCGTCATGGTCGACGAGGACGGCAAGCCGGTGAAGAAGTTCGCCACCGACCTCGCGATGATGCTGACGGGAGCGCGGCGCAGCCTGCGCCTGATCGTGCTCAATTGCTGCGAGAGCGCCAGGGTCAATGTCGGCGACCGCTTCGGCAATCCGGCGATCGGATTGATGAAGACGGGATGGCTGCCCGCCGTGGTGGCGATGCAGTTTCCAATCACCGACAACGCTGCGATCTCGATGTCGGAGGGATTTTACGCAGCGCTTGCCGGCAACCGTCCGATCGACGATGCGGTCACGCTCGCGCGCAAATTCATCCAGGAGAAGTCGCGCGTCGAGTGGGGCATTCCGGTCCTCTACATGCGCTCGCCCGATGGCCGGATCTTCGACGTCGAAGCGCCGCAGCCGCAGGTCGCGCCGCCCGAGGCGGGGCGCCCCTCGAAGGAAATGCTGCAACAGCGCCGCGATGACTTCATGGAGGCGCTGCTGATCGCCCCGACGACGGTCGAGGCGCTGGAGGACCTGACCCGGCGCGGACAGGAACTGCACGGTCTCCTGGCCGGCGATTCCGAACTCTCGGTCCGGCTCGCAAAGGTCTATTTCGATCTCGGCACGCTTCAGCACAAGCAGAAGCAGATCCCGAAGGCCGCCGCGAGCTTCGCCTACATGCTCAAGCTCGATCCGGCGAAGCCGGAATATTTCGTGCGGCGAGCCAACTTCAACGTGACCGTCGGTCTCTACGAGAATGCGCTGAGCGACATTACCGAAGCGATCAAGCTCAAGCCGAAGAACGCCGAGTTCTACTGGATCAAGGGCATCGTCAGCATGACGGCCGCCGGCACCGACGACAAGCGCGGCTATGTCGAGGACGCGATCAAGGCGTTCGGCATGGCGATCGCGACCAACGAGAACGAGCCGAAATATCTGGTGTCGCGGGCCAATGCCTATGCCCAGATCAAGGACGTGGTGAAGGCCCAGAACGATATGGACAGCGCGATCGCGCTGGCCCCCGACAATATCGATCTGCTGGTCCAGAAGGCCAAGATGGTCGCCCAGGCCGCGTGA
- a CDS encoding DUF350 domain-containing protein, translating to MILQSLAGLPAFLVYFCTGLIAIVAYLFVYTRMTPHNEFQLIRDNDPAAAIALGLSLLGFVAPLFSAIAHSANVLDCLVWAFVALIVQVAVFYIVKIPVPNLSGRIAAGELAPAIWLGLSSLAAGLLNAACMIY from the coding sequence ATGATCCTGCAATCGCTCGCCGGCCTGCCCGCCTTCCTGGTCTATTTCTGCACCGGGCTGATCGCGATAGTGGCATATCTGTTCGTCTACACGCGGATGACGCCGCACAACGAGTTCCAGCTGATCCGGGACAACGATCCAGCGGCTGCGATTGCGCTCGGCCTCAGCCTGCTCGGCTTCGTGGCGCCCCTGTTCAGCGCGATCGCCCATTCCGCCAATGTGCTGGACTGCCTGGTCTGGGCCTTCGTCGCGCTGATCGTGCAGGTCGCCGTGTTCTACATCGTGAAAATTCCGGTGCCGAACCTGTCGGGGCGGATCGCCGCCGGTGAGCTCGCGCCCGCCATCTGGCTCGGCCTGTCCTCGCTCGCAGCGGGCCTGCTGAACGCCGCCTGCATGATCTATTGA
- a CDS encoding glutathionylspermidine synthase family protein, producing the protein MQRISCPERDDWQQTAEQCGFAFHTIDGERYWDERAYYAFTLEEIERSIETPTGEIDAMCLELAGRVIGDERHLRRLKIPEAFWSLISESWERDDHSLYGRLDLRFDGESPAKLLEYNADTPTSIFEAAVFQWTWLEQAIERCIIPARADQFNSIHERLIEAWKQVAANKHLHLTGTTGNEEDAGTLAYLEDTARQAGLSTTLLDIEEIGWRDVGGFVDLDNRDMELVFKLYPWEWMFHDAFGAKLLGAPTRWIEPPWKAVLSNKGILPLLWEIFPNHPNLLPAYFEDDPRAAELGSSYVRKPLLSREGANVTLVSGGMSLDEHTGPYGAEGFVRQALSPLPNFSGVYPVVGSWLVNHEPCGLSIREDESPITGNSSRFLPHAIL; encoded by the coding sequence ATGCAACGTATCAGCTGTCCCGAGCGCGACGATTGGCAACAGACCGCCGAGCAATGCGGCTTCGCCTTCCACACCATCGACGGCGAGCGCTATTGGGACGAGCGCGCTTATTACGCCTTCACGCTCGAGGAGATCGAACGCTCGATCGAGACGCCGACCGGCGAGATCGACGCAATGTGCCTGGAGCTCGCCGGCCGCGTGATCGGCGACGAGCGCCATCTGCGCCGGCTGAAGATACCGGAGGCATTCTGGAGCCTGATCTCCGAGAGCTGGGAGCGCGACGACCACAGCCTGTACGGCCGTCTCGATCTGAGATTCGACGGCGAGAGTCCCGCAAAACTGCTCGAATACAACGCGGACACGCCGACCTCGATCTTCGAGGCCGCGGTGTTCCAATGGACCTGGCTCGAGCAGGCGATCGAGAGGTGCATCATCCCCGCGCGCGCCGATCAGTTCAACTCGATCCACGAGCGACTGATCGAGGCATGGAAGCAAGTTGCTGCGAATAAGCATCTGCACCTTACCGGCACCACCGGCAACGAGGAAGACGCCGGCACGCTCGCTTATCTCGAGGATACCGCGCGCCAGGCGGGCCTCTCGACCACGCTGCTCGACATCGAGGAGATCGGCTGGCGCGACGTCGGCGGCTTCGTCGATCTCGACAACCGCGACATGGAGCTTGTCTTCAAGCTCTACCCCTGGGAATGGATGTTCCACGATGCCTTCGGCGCAAAGCTACTGGGCGCGCCGACGCGCTGGATCGAGCCTCCGTGGAAAGCGGTGCTCTCCAACAAGGGCATCCTGCCGCTGCTCTGGGAGATATTTCCAAACCATCCCAACCTGCTGCCGGCTTACTTCGAGGACGATCCACGCGCCGCCGAGCTCGGCAGCTCCTACGTCCGCAAGCCGCTGCTGTCGCGCGAAGGGGCCAACGTCACGCTGGTGTCGGGCGGAATGTCACTCGACGAGCACACGGGGCCCTACGGCGCCGAAGGCTTCGTGCGTCAGGCGCTGTCGCCGTTGCCGAATTTTTCAGGCGTCTATCCGGTGGTGGGAAGCTGGCTGGTGAACCACGAACCGTGCGGGCTTTCGATCCGCGAGGACGAGAGCCCGATCACGGGAAACAGCTCGCGGTTCTTGCCGCATGCGATTTTGTGA
- a CDS encoding CheR family methyltransferase, producing the protein MTPADYDYLRKFLKERSGLDLSPDKQYLVESRLLPLARKASLPGIPDLVLKIRSGDGRLATDVVEAMTTNETFFFRDRIPFDHLRDSIMPRLIQARAARKSLRIWSAASSTGQEPYSIAMCLKEMGAALAGWRIEIVATDLSQEVLEKSRAGVYSQFEVQRGLPIQLLMKYFTQSSDVWQLNADVRAMVQFRQLNLLQDFSHLGTFDVIFCRNVLIYFDQDTKAVIFERMARGLEADGTLLLGAAESVVGITDVFRPMSDRRGLYQLNPVRSGRPMGGLMPQPLKVAAAR; encoded by the coding sequence GTGACGCCTGCGGATTACGACTATCTGCGCAAGTTCCTGAAAGAACGCTCCGGCCTCGATCTCTCACCCGACAAGCAATATCTGGTCGAGAGCCGCCTGCTGCCGCTGGCCCGCAAGGCGAGCCTGCCCGGGATCCCCGATCTCGTGCTGAAGATCAGGAGCGGCGATGGCCGGCTTGCGACTGATGTGGTCGAGGCCATGACCACCAACGAAACCTTCTTCTTCCGCGACAGGATCCCGTTCGATCATCTGCGCGACAGCATCATGCCTCGCCTGATTCAGGCACGCGCCGCGCGCAAGTCGCTGCGGATCTGGTCGGCAGCGTCGTCGACTGGGCAGGAGCCTTATTCGATCGCGATGTGCCTGAAGGAGATGGGCGCCGCGCTCGCCGGCTGGCGCATCGAAATCGTCGCCACCGATCTCTCGCAGGAGGTGCTGGAGAAATCCAGGGCCGGCGTTTACAGCCAGTTCGAAGTGCAGCGCGGCCTGCCGATCCAGCTGTTGATGAAATACTTCACCCAATCGAGCGACGTGTGGCAGCTCAATGCCGATGTTCGTGCGATGGTGCAGTTCCGACAGCTCAATCTGTTGCAGGACTTCTCTCACCTCGGCACGTTCGACGTGATCTTCTGCCGCAATGTCCTGATCTATTTCGATCAGGACACCAAGGCCGTGATTTTCGAGCGCATGGCCAGGGGCCTGGAAGCGGACGGCACGCTGCTGCTGGGCGCCGCCGAATCGGTCGTCGGCATCACCGACGTGTTCCGCCCGATGTCCGATCGTCGTGGCCTCTACCAGCTCAACCCCGTGCGATCCGGCCGCCCGATGGGCGGACTGATGCCGCAGCCGCTGAAGGTCGCCGCGGCAAGGTGA
- a CDS encoding protein-glutamate methylesterase/protein-glutamine glutaminase encodes MSVAFAGNSTTGTSREAGPLRVMIVDDSVVIRGLISRWIGAEHDMEVAASLRTGLEAVNQIERINPDVAVLDIEMPELDGISALPQLLAKKRDLVVIMASTLTRRNAEVSFKALSLGAADYIPKPESTREASAADIFHHDLIQKIRHLGARLRRKSAVASPPLAPASPAAPVARAPVVARPAAAPAPAPHALFPGPMSTRPFSTQAPKVLLIGSSTGGPQALMTLVTELGPVIDRFPVLITQHMPPTFTTILAEHLARSSRKPAAEAVDGEPVKPGRIYLAPGGKHMRVVRSGAEPAIALDDGPAVNFCKPAVDPLFTSAIDIWHGNILSVILTGMGSDGMRGGKDIVAAGGSVIAQDEASSVVWGMPGAAANAGICAAILPLNQIGAKVNRLFAGDRS; translated from the coding sequence ATGAGTGTGGCGTTCGCAGGCAATTCGACCACGGGCACGTCGCGTGAAGCCGGGCCGCTGCGGGTGATGATCGTCGACGACTCCGTCGTCATACGCGGTCTGATCTCGCGCTGGATCGGGGCCGAGCACGACATGGAGGTCGCGGCGTCGCTGCGCACCGGGCTCGAGGCGGTGAACCAGATCGAACGCATCAACCCTGACGTCGCCGTGCTCGACATCGAAATGCCCGAGCTCGACGGCATCTCGGCGCTGCCGCAACTGCTGGCGAAGAAGCGCGATCTCGTCGTCATCATGGCGTCGACGCTGACCCGCCGCAATGCGGAGGTCAGCTTCAAGGCGCTGTCGCTCGGCGCGGCAGACTACATTCCGAAACCGGAATCGACGCGCGAGGCGTCCGCCGCCGATATCTTCCATCATGATCTGATCCAGAAGATCCGTCATCTCGGTGCGCGGCTGCGCCGGAAGTCGGCCGTGGCGAGCCCACCGCTCGCGCCTGCGAGCCCGGCTGCGCCGGTTGCGCGTGCACCGGTTGTTGCTCGGCCTGCTGCGGCGCCGGCACCAGCCCCGCACGCCCTGTTCCCGGGCCCGATGTCCACGCGTCCGTTCTCGACCCAGGCGCCGAAGGTGCTGCTGATCGGCTCCTCGACCGGTGGCCCGCAGGCGTTGATGACGCTCGTCACCGAGCTCGGCCCCGTCATCGACCGCTTCCCGGTGCTGATTACCCAGCATATGCCGCCGACCTTCACCACCATTCTCGCCGAGCATCTGGCACGCTCGAGCCGCAAGCCCGCAGCCGAGGCTGTCGACGGCGAACCGGTGAAGCCGGGGCGCATCTATCTCGCGCCGGGCGGCAAGCATATGCGCGTCGTGCGCAGCGGCGCCGAACCCGCGATCGCGCTCGACGACGGCCCCGCCGTCAATTTCTGCAAGCCCGCGGTCGATCCGTTGTTCACCTCCGCCATCGACATCTGGCACGGCAACATCCTCTCCGTGATCCTGACCGGCATGGGCTCGGACGGCATGCGCGGCGGCAAGGATATCGTCGCCGCCGGCGGCAGCGTCATCGCGCAGGATGAAGCGTCCAGCGTGGTGTGGGGCATGCCGGGTGCGGCGGCCAACGCCGGCATCTGCGCGGCGATCCTGCCGCTCAACCAGATCGGCGCCAAGGTCAACCGCCTGTTTGCGGGAGACCGCTCGTGA
- a CDS encoding response regulator — protein MRTCLVVDDSSVIRKVARRILEGLDFQILEAEDGEKALEACKRGLPDAVLLDWNMPVMDGYEFLGHLRRMPGGDQPKVVFCTTENDVAHIARALHAGANEYIMKPFDKDIVTAKFQEVGLI, from the coding sequence ATGCGAACTTGTCTCGTCGTTGATGATTCCAGCGTCATCCGCAAGGTTGCGCGCCGGATCCTGGAAGGCCTCGACTTCCAGATTCTCGAAGCCGAGGACGGTGAGAAGGCACTGGAAGCCTGCAAGCGCGGGCTGCCCGACGCGGTGCTGCTCGACTGGAACATGCCTGTCATGGACGGCTACGAGTTCCTCGGTCATCTCCGCCGCATGCCCGGCGGCGATCAGCCCAAGGTGGTGTTCTGCACCACCGAGAACGACGTCGCGCACATCGCGCGTGCGCTCCATGCCGGCGCCAACGAGTACATCATGAAGCCCTTCGACAAGGACATCGTGACGGCGAAGTTCCAGGAAGTCGGCTTGATCTGA
- a CDS encoding chemotaxis protein CheW, producing the protein MSKKKTQSAEGAMVEYVTAMIGGQLFGLPISRVQDVFMPERVTRVPLSSREIAGVLNLRGRIVTVVDMRSRLGLPRDEDGKTAMAVGVDLRGESYGLLIDQIGEVLRLPEAGMEENPVNLDPRMAKLAGGVHRLDGQLMVVLDVDRVLELAPEMMAA; encoded by the coding sequence GTCGAATACGTCACCGCGATGATCGGCGGCCAGCTGTTCGGCCTGCCGATCTCCCGCGTCCAGGACGTGTTCATGCCCGAGCGCGTCACCCGGGTTCCGCTGTCCTCGCGCGAGATCGCGGGCGTCCTGAACCTGCGCGGCCGCATCGTCACCGTGGTCGACATGCGCTCGCGTCTCGGCCTGCCCCGGGACGAAGACGGCAAGACGGCGATGGCGGTCGGCGTCGACCTGCGCGGCGAATCCTACGGCCTCCTGATCGACCAGATCGGCGAGGTGCTGCGCCTGCCCGAGGCCGGCATGGAGGAGAACCCCGTCAACCTCGATCCCCGCATGGCCAAGCTCGCCGGCGGCGTCCACCGTCTCGACGGCCAGCTCATGGTCGTCCTCGACGTCGATCGCGTGCTCGAGCTCGCACCCGAGATGATGGCTGCCTGA